The following are encoded together in the Coffea arabica cultivar ET-39 chromosome 1c, Coffea Arabica ET-39 HiFi, whole genome shotgun sequence genome:
- the LOC140005366 gene encoding uncharacterized protein yields the protein MAKLLQNLVYQEESPSIYTTALSGITLLFLAYLGISETLGNHLKYSKFWNVNSQKSGGGIKLPSRTGMLLLYSPAAVAGLASFLIFPGGGISYIRTICKLWLSSIALLFADEKWAEEAVFWNSFSPINNSIRRARRRGLVDSFPLVS from the exons ATGGCGAAACTGTTGCAGAATCTTGTGTACCAGGAAGAATCTCCTTCGATTTACACAACAGCCCTATCTGGGATAACTCTCTTGTTTTTGGCTTACTTGGGTATCTCAGAAACCTTGGGAAATCACCTTAAGTACTCCAAATTCTGGAACGTCAATTCACAGAAATCTGGAGGGGGAATCAAACTACCCAGCAGAACTGGGATGCTTCTACTCTACAGCCCAGCAGCCGTTGCGGGTCTTGCTTCATTTCTGATCTTCCCCGGTGGTGGAATCAg tTACATTCGAACAATTTGTAAGTTGTGGCTCAGTTCAATAGCATTGCTATTTGCTGATGAAAAATGGGCCGAAGAAGCAGTTTTCtggaattcg TTTTCTCCGATCAACAATTCGATAAGAAGAGCAAGAAGAAGGGGTCTCGTCGATTCCTTTCCTCTTGTAAGTTGA